The Novipirellula artificiosorum genome includes a window with the following:
- a CDS encoding tetratricopeptide repeat protein translates to MTRTRLMIVFVVACGLSLHGTLPVHAGQGTDGASPGRESAADQKNPISIEQLSADDYSRRQQATMQMWRLREVSRQAVQDASHHPDPEVADRANWILRQWRRGSLPDTPPEIARLLEGNDDPEVLEELMDAGQFRAVVVAIEESAGTADRDLLHRRLAAALTRRFPVYVRLAIRDDTTMDLLRLVDLIADSKEMSVCRVQLMQELGLEVDDRSLLPSASEHWSPLLKLQSKIVVLAVLGRIDEAAEIARQSGNDSLVRVCKMLAGQWQDLAIQAVASAEAVGPDAIEAIPFWCHALVAADRCDDAEIRRQAVASLCGDVDKATDPITERSPGDDNDSDDEFGFMRQLRWKCLASHGYVEEAVEQLREIRPDAAAKLAIAAARTDLAFEILDYPYDQIDLQLANWIHAAIDAQRANGSSKLDPGVRRVLSLMHCLIAVGRDQDAWTIASRLSDSTIPVGDVRIRDYVLQSLTRTQRTDWLARLAVRPGENAITGTSEQFLILSVPDMDLTTWKSLTESMARLKPAVPFARRIQMIYSLCNGEIPRGFDPEKDFASLYEELVTGRNALPPSIRQAFVRRITPRYLNSNIVSFFARHGRAEAASNCLLTLLQRGDLEAAIMLAEDQLDHGRAEQASESYDKVWEAVAAPTTRGTYFRQSSDETHFLAKALVGQWVLSRRLAHTQQAAELERQVRLTLCSPSTELRRTLLEYLSERGETEMAVHGYRTLLPLTAFGSAESTELYDVARVYAAIIHDTDPREAARWLDLAVGGTFESTDFHPPAYISLNVFVRRWALEAAIKDQDIDAAKQHLDRIYQLDPMDIDVAERLLPMMKGTMMQDVASGAFDRIWSAGLRYLRTYPFDSMAGNNLAWVAAMNQRHLKQATRISEQAVYFEPDSAIYRDTLAELLFLAGETEQALSIERSCILDDPGQWHLHEQMEKYTKAMDGG, encoded by the coding sequence ATGACTCGAACCCGCTTGATGATTGTTTTCGTTGTCGCCTGTGGCCTATCGCTCCACGGCACGTTGCCAGTGCATGCGGGGCAGGGAACCGATGGAGCCTCCCCAGGTCGGGAATCGGCTGCAGATCAGAAAAACCCGATTTCCATCGAGCAGTTGTCTGCGGACGACTATTCTCGTCGCCAGCAAGCCACGATGCAAATGTGGCGTTTGCGTGAGGTGTCCCGGCAAGCGGTCCAGGACGCGTCTCATCATCCTGACCCGGAAGTGGCGGATCGAGCCAATTGGATTTTGCGGCAATGGCGTCGCGGATCGCTGCCGGACACCCCACCGGAAATCGCAAGATTGCTTGAGGGCAATGACGACCCAGAGGTGCTTGAGGAGTTGATGGATGCGGGGCAGTTTCGGGCCGTCGTGGTCGCGATCGAAGAATCGGCGGGGACGGCTGATCGCGACCTGTTGCATCGGCGACTCGCCGCCGCCTTGACTCGGAGGTTTCCGGTCTATGTTCGTTTGGCCATCCGCGACGATACCACCATGGATCTGTTGCGTCTCGTCGACTTGATCGCGGATTCGAAAGAGATGTCCGTCTGTCGAGTTCAATTGATGCAAGAACTCGGTCTGGAGGTCGATGATCGTTCGTTGCTACCGAGTGCGTCTGAGCACTGGTCACCGCTGTTGAAGCTGCAATCCAAAATTGTCGTCCTTGCTGTCTTGGGACGAATCGATGAAGCTGCCGAGATCGCCAGACAAAGCGGAAATGATTCGCTGGTGAGGGTCTGCAAGATGCTCGCAGGCCAGTGGCAAGACCTGGCCATCCAAGCGGTGGCCTCGGCGGAAGCGGTCGGTCCGGACGCCATCGAAGCGATCCCGTTTTGGTGTCATGCGCTGGTGGCGGCTGATCGCTGCGACGACGCGGAAATCCGTCGTCAGGCGGTGGCGTCGCTGTGTGGGGACGTCGACAAGGCGACCGATCCGATAACGGAGCGTTCCCCAGGAGACGACAATGACTCCGATGACGAGTTTGGTTTCATGCGTCAGCTTCGATGGAAGTGTTTGGCGAGTCACGGATACGTCGAAGAAGCCGTCGAGCAACTCAGGGAGATTCGACCCGATGCGGCTGCCAAGTTAGCGATTGCTGCGGCGCGGACCGATTTGGCCTTCGAAATCCTCGATTACCCCTACGATCAAATCGACTTGCAACTCGCGAATTGGATCCATGCAGCAATCGATGCACAGCGAGCAAATGGCTCCAGTAAGCTTGACCCAGGGGTGCGACGTGTTTTGTCGCTGATGCACTGTCTGATCGCAGTGGGTCGTGATCAAGACGCGTGGACGATTGCCAGTCGTTTGTCGGATTCAACGATCCCGGTTGGCGACGTTCGAATTCGCGACTATGTGCTTCAGTCACTGACGCGAACCCAGCGAACCGATTGGCTTGCTCGGTTGGCGGTCCGACCTGGTGAGAATGCGATCACGGGGACCTCGGAACAGTTTTTGATCTTGTCGGTCCCTGACATGGATTTAACAACATGGAAATCGCTGACCGAGTCGATGGCTCGGTTGAAGCCGGCGGTCCCTTTTGCCCGCCGTATTCAGATGATTTATTCGCTCTGCAACGGTGAGATTCCTCGGGGATTTGATCCCGAGAAGGATTTTGCGAGTCTGTATGAAGAATTGGTCACGGGGCGAAACGCCTTGCCGCCTTCGATTCGCCAGGCGTTTGTCCGCCGGATCACACCGCGCTACCTCAATTCGAACATCGTCTCCTTTTTTGCACGCCATGGTCGGGCGGAAGCGGCGTCGAATTGTTTGCTGACCCTGCTTCAGCGTGGCGACCTTGAAGCGGCCATCATGCTTGCCGAGGATCAGCTGGACCACGGCCGTGCCGAGCAAGCGAGCGAATCCTACGATAAGGTTTGGGAAGCGGTCGCTGCCCCGACGACTCGTGGTACCTATTTTCGTCAAAGCTCCGATGAAACTCATTTTTTGGCAAAGGCGCTTGTGGGTCAGTGGGTCTTGTCGCGTCGCTTGGCCCACACACAGCAGGCGGCGGAGCTAGAGCGTCAGGTCCGGTTGACTCTCTGTTCGCCTTCGACCGAGCTCCGCCGGACGCTGCTGGAATATCTCAGTGAACGGGGGGAAACCGAGATGGCGGTGCACGGGTACCGCACGCTGTTGCCGCTGACAGCGTTTGGTTCTGCCGAGTCGACCGAATTGTATGACGTGGCCCGTGTCTATGCAGCGATCATCCATGATACCGATCCAAGGGAAGCAGCCCGTTGGCTCGACTTGGCCGTTGGTGGAACGTTCGAGTCCACGGACTTTCATCCTCCTGCCTATATCTCGTTGAATGTCTTCGTCCGTCGCTGGGCACTCGAAGCCGCGATCAAAGACCAAGATATCGATGCAGCGAAGCAACATCTTGATCGTATCTACCAGCTGGATCCGATGGACATCGATGTTGCCGAACGTCTGCTTCCGATGATGAAAGGTACCATGATGCAGGATGTTGCTTCCGGTGCATTCGATCGGATTTGGTCCGCCGGGCTCCGCTACCTGCGAACCTACCCTTTCGATTCCATGGCTGGAAACAACTTGGCATGGGTCGCGGCCATGAACCAACGCCATTTGAAGCAAGCAACAAGGATTTCGGAACAAGCGGTCTACTTTGAACCCGACAGCGCGATCTATCGAGATACGCTTGCTGAACTGCTGTTTCTGGCGGGTGAAACGGAGCAAGCCTTGTCGATTGAGAGGAGCTGCATTCTTGACGATCCCGGCCAGTGGCATCTGCATGAGCAGATGGAAAAGTACACCAAGGCGATGGACGGTGGTTAG
- a CDS encoding outer membrane protein assembly factor BamB family protein has product MLASFFNLQGEEPSWPQWRGEAQRGVASGSGFPIEWSESSNVLWKLKLPGTGGSTPVLAGKIAFLTFGADGNNNLAAIDTAEGKFIWKVSLGTDRGNKHRKGGGSNPSAVSDGQFVFAYFRSGDLACVNRDGQVIWQTNLQDRYGEDTLWWDLGTSPLLTENAIVVAVMQSGPSYLVAFDKQTGDELWRTDRITDAPKEAAQSYATPLNVRINGKSGIAVMGADHLTLHWADSGEEIARLGGFNPRGEEFFRSIASPVAKGELIVCPYSRGETITTVNMTQLAAGKGKDAIVWFRDDLGSDVPTPAAKDDKVYVVGDGKMNRGLVSCVDLETGTAIWELQLPKSRHGFSSSPLITDNHLYVTQENATTFVIGPLDAEQPTLLATNSVADEEPFTVASPVPVADSLLIRTPQHLYRVSRQLE; this is encoded by the coding sequence ATGCTAGCCTCTTTTTTTAATCTCCAGGGCGAAGAGCCGAGCTGGCCGCAATGGAGGGGCGAGGCTCAGCGTGGCGTCGCCTCCGGTAGCGGATTCCCCATCGAGTGGTCCGAGTCGTCGAACGTGCTGTGGAAGCTCAAGTTGCCGGGAACCGGGGGCAGCACCCCCGTGCTGGCCGGAAAAATCGCCTTCCTCACTTTCGGAGCCGATGGAAACAACAACCTCGCGGCGATCGATACGGCGGAGGGAAAGTTTATCTGGAAGGTTTCGCTCGGAACCGACCGCGGCAACAAACACCGTAAAGGTGGCGGCAGCAATCCCTCCGCAGTGAGCGATGGCCAGTTCGTCTTTGCTTACTTCCGCAGCGGTGATTTGGCCTGCGTGAACAGGGACGGACAGGTGATCTGGCAAACCAATCTTCAGGACCGCTACGGTGAAGATACCCTTTGGTGGGACCTGGGGACTTCGCCCCTGCTGACCGAAAACGCCATCGTGGTTGCGGTCATGCAATCGGGGCCGAGCTATTTAGTAGCCTTTGACAAACAAACCGGTGACGAGCTATGGCGAACCGATCGCATCACCGATGCACCCAAAGAAGCCGCACAGAGCTACGCGACCCCTCTCAATGTTCGAATCAACGGAAAATCGGGCATCGCGGTCATGGGCGCCGATCACCTGACGCTCCATTGGGCCGATTCAGGTGAAGAGATCGCGCGTTTGGGGGGCTTCAACCCGCGGGGCGAAGAATTCTTCCGCTCCATCGCATCACCCGTTGCCAAAGGTGAATTGATTGTGTGTCCCTATTCACGAGGCGAAACGATCACGACCGTGAACATGACGCAGCTTGCCGCAGGCAAAGGGAAAGATGCGATTGTCTGGTTCCGCGATGATTTGGGCAGTGACGTCCCAACCCCGGCTGCCAAAGACGACAAGGTCTATGTTGTCGGTGATGGCAAAATGAATCGTGGCTTGGTCAGCTGCGTCGATCTCGAAACAGGTACTGCGATCTGGGAACTACAACTCCCAAAATCGCGGCACGGGTTCAGCAGTTCGCCACTGATTACCGACAACCATTTGTATGTCACGCAAGAGAATGCGACGACGTTTGTGATCGGTCCGCTCGATGCCGAACAACCGACGCTGCTCGCCACCAACTCCGTCGCAGACGAAGAGCCCTTTACCGTGGCGAGCCCCGTCCCCGTTGCCGATTCACTGCTGATTCGCACGCCGCAACATCTTTACCGTGTGAGCCGACAACTTGAATAA
- a CDS encoding SGNH/GDSL hydrolase family protein encodes MRSSSSAETHPRSRKRLFRIFAILVGVLPLLLIELSLRLAYPKSAEPIQDAVDNDPLVDLHQLRPLFEVDATGQRMSIPKERYNFFQPASFALQKTGKRLFVVGGSTVQGRPYATETSFAKFLELQLRVVDPDPPWEVINCGGVSYASYRVAAIVKEVLNYQPDGIIVYTGHNEFLEDRTYAPQRRVPRWAARLLASASHLRSVELASQWIHQDADPTSQPTQLAAEVQARLDKHNGLDAYHRDPAWHQQVVDHFELSLQRMIVACQAANVPLLFCVPASDVVKTPPFKVAFPGSLTEDQRSEQAALWKKACDTVRPIDQRLAACRSLLQLDPDHAGAAYMLGIDARSHGQADEAATWLLQARDHDVCPLRATSAMEQIVRQLVGVPNVSLLDTPELLAEPRTTRYADPKWFVDHVHPTVEGHQRIADELFRLLAALRWVEMDDDSLDSTKQDRDQAIIDHLGTLNESYFHRGRQRLKGLQQWAAGRALLD; translated from the coding sequence ATGCGATCCTCCTCATCCGCCGAGACACACCCGCGAAGTCGCAAGCGTCTGTTTCGCATTTTCGCGATCTTGGTCGGGGTGCTGCCGCTGCTGCTGATCGAGCTCAGTTTGCGGCTCGCTTACCCGAAATCGGCGGAGCCGATTCAAGATGCCGTCGACAACGATCCGCTTGTGGACCTCCATCAATTGCGTCCGCTGTTCGAAGTCGACGCGACGGGTCAGCGGATGAGCATCCCGAAAGAGCGCTACAACTTTTTTCAGCCCGCGTCGTTTGCATTGCAAAAAACAGGAAAACGCCTGTTTGTTGTAGGAGGCTCGACCGTTCAGGGTCGCCCCTACGCGACGGAAACGTCGTTTGCAAAGTTCTTGGAGTTGCAGCTCCGTGTGGTCGACCCCGATCCACCGTGGGAGGTCATCAATTGTGGTGGCGTTTCTTACGCCAGTTATCGGGTGGCTGCCATCGTCAAGGAAGTGCTGAATTACCAACCGGATGGCATCATCGTTTATACCGGGCACAACGAGTTCCTAGAAGATCGGACCTACGCCCCCCAGCGCCGCGTTCCCCGCTGGGCCGCACGCCTGCTCGCGTCGGCGAGTCACCTTCGATCGGTCGAACTCGCGTCACAGTGGATCCACCAAGACGCTGACCCGACATCTCAGCCAACACAATTGGCTGCGGAGGTGCAGGCCCGTCTCGACAAACACAACGGACTCGATGCCTATCACCGCGATCCGGCATGGCATCAACAGGTCGTGGACCATTTTGAGCTTTCGCTACAAAGAATGATCGTGGCTTGCCAAGCCGCAAACGTGCCACTTCTGTTCTGTGTTCCCGCCTCGGATGTCGTAAAAACGCCACCGTTTAAGGTCGCATTTCCTGGCTCCCTCACGGAAGACCAAAGGTCGGAGCAGGCAGCGCTCTGGAAAAAGGCATGTGACACGGTCCGCCCCATCGACCAACGACTCGCCGCCTGTCGCTCGCTTTTGCAGCTTGACCCGGATCATGCCGGTGCCGCCTACATGCTTGGCATCGATGCGCGATCGCACGGGCAAGCCGACGAGGCTGCAACTTGGTTGCTACAGGCTCGAGACCATGACGTTTGTCCGCTGCGTGCCACCTCCGCAATGGAACAGATCGTTCGACAGCTAGTCGGCGTTCCGAACGTGTCGCTACTCGATACGCCGGAATTATTGGCCGAACCCAGGACGACTCGCTATGCTGATCCCAAGTGGTTTGTCGACCATGTTCATCCGACGGTGGAGGGACACCAACGAATCGCAGACGAATTGTTTCGCTTGCTCGCGGCCTTGCGGTGGGTCGAAATGGACGACGATTCGTTGGATTCGACGAAGCAAGATCGTGATCAAGCGATCATCGACCACCTTGGCACCCTGAACGAAAGCTATTTTCACCGTGGCCGCCAACGGCTCAAGGGGCTACAACAATGGGCAGCGGGTCGAGCCCTACTTGACTAG
- a CDS encoding sodium ion-translocating decarboxylase subunit beta, with the protein MILSSYFLDKLQQLLNTTAFPNLELGNTIMIIIGLIFVYLAIAKDYEPLLLVPIGFGIVVGNIPAVAGMPLSVYDEGSVMQYLYFGVSKGVYPPLIFLGIGAMTDFSTMLSNPKLILLGAAAQIGVFGTFAGAIALGFSPNEAGAIGIIGGADGPTAIFLSAKLAPELLGAIAVAAYSYMALVPVIQPPIMKLLTTKKERLIRMKTSRQVSTRERILFPIIAFLVCTLLAPGAIVLIGMLFFGNLLKECTVTERLAVTARTGMIDIVTILLGFCVGASTSAPYFLNYNSILIFGLGALAFSVATAGGLLFAKLMNLFLTEKINPLIGAAGVSAVPDAARVVQMVGQKEDPQNFLLMHAMAPNVAGVIGSAIAAGVLWSQLVK; encoded by the coding sequence ATGATTCTGTCTTCTTACTTCCTCGACAAGCTTCAACAACTGCTGAACACGACCGCGTTTCCAAATCTCGAACTTGGAAACACGATCATGATTATCATTGGGCTGATTTTCGTCTACTTGGCGATTGCCAAGGATTACGAACCGCTGCTGTTGGTTCCGATTGGTTTCGGGATTGTGGTGGGCAACATCCCGGCGGTCGCCGGCATGCCGTTGAGCGTGTATGACGAAGGTAGCGTGATGCAGTACCTTTACTTTGGTGTATCCAAAGGGGTCTACCCGCCGCTGATTTTTCTCGGAATCGGGGCGATGACCGACTTTTCGACCATGTTGTCGAATCCAAAACTGATTTTGCTTGGCGCGGCGGCACAGATTGGTGTTTTCGGGACGTTTGCGGGTGCAATCGCTCTCGGTTTTAGTCCCAACGAAGCGGGCGCGATCGGGATCATTGGTGGGGCAGATGGTCCAACTGCGATCTTCTTATCGGCTAAGCTGGCCCCCGAGTTGCTTGGTGCGATCGCCGTCGCCGCTTACTCGTACATGGCACTCGTTCCCGTCATTCAGCCACCGATCATGAAGCTGTTGACGACGAAAAAAGAGCGACTGATTCGGATGAAGACGTCGAGGCAGGTTTCCACCCGCGAACGGATTCTGTTTCCGATCATTGCCTTTTTGGTTTGCACGCTGCTTGCCCCTGGGGCCATTGTGCTGATCGGGATGCTGTTCTTCGGCAATTTGCTTAAGGAATGCACCGTGACCGAACGTTTGGCTGTGACGGCAAGAACAGGCATGATTGATATCGTGACCATTCTGCTTGGGTTCTGTGTAGGTGCCAGCACCAGTGCACCCTATTTCCTCAACTACAACTCGATTTTGATTTTTGGTCTTGGAGCCTTAGCGTTCTCGGTCGCCACGGCGGGTGGTTTGTTGTTTGCAAAATTGATGAACCTGTTCTTGACTGAAAAAATCAATCCACTGATCGGTGCCGCGGGTGTCTCCGCGGTTCCCGATGCAGCGCGAGTGGTGCAGATGGTTGGACAGAAAGAGGACCCACAGAACTTCCTGCTGATGCACGCGATGGCGCCCAATGTCGCCGGCGTGATCGGATCGGCAATTGCTGCTGGGGTCTTGTGGTCACAACTAGTCAAGTAG
- a CDS encoding OadG family transporter subunit, which translates to MLLSLQTAVVPLFTINTEALFEETGLPLAIMGMFVVFSALLILIFCVSMLPRAMVLLDKFMPATPHHGAAKPKPKPKKKEAKAAKAVADVGGVSEEIAVVIAAAVAQVMDQPHRIVRTRQLTAAELAWTLQGRIRHHASHKLKPQGR; encoded by the coding sequence ATGTTGCTTTCGCTACAGACCGCTGTCGTGCCACTCTTCACGATCAATACCGAGGCTTTGTTTGAAGAAACAGGGCTGCCGCTGGCCATCATGGGGATGTTTGTTGTGTTTAGCGCGCTGTTGATTCTGATTTTTTGTGTCAGCATGTTGCCTCGCGCGATGGTCTTGCTCGACAAGTTCATGCCTGCAACTCCGCATCACGGAGCCGCGAAGCCGAAACCAAAGCCCAAAAAGAAGGAAGCGAAAGCCGCCAAGGCGGTGGCGGATGTTGGGGGAGTTTCGGAGGAAATCGCGGTCGTGATTGCCGCCGCAGTTGCTCAAGTGATGGACCAACCCCATCGTATTGTTCGGACCCGACAATTGACCGCAGCCGAGTTGGCTTGGACGTTACAGGGACGGATCCGACACCATGCTTCCCATAAGCTGAAACCACAAGGTCGCTAG
- a CDS encoding acetyl-CoA carboxylase biotin carboxyl carrier protein subunit: MKKLRITIGDKAYDVTVETLESESSPQPWTNRPAGPAPSSAPPPAAVKAAPTAPKQTLSRGSITSPMAGVILSIDVEEGESVEDGQLLLVLEAMKMENQIIAPAAATVKSLLVAVGESVQDGQVLVELE; encoded by the coding sequence ATGAAAAAGCTGAGAATCACGATTGGCGATAAAGCCTACGACGTGACCGTGGAAACACTCGAATCGGAATCGTCTCCGCAACCCTGGACCAACCGTCCCGCTGGCCCGGCGCCCTCCTCGGCTCCTCCGCCCGCAGCGGTCAAAGCAGCCCCTACCGCACCGAAACAAACGCTTTCTCGCGGTTCGATCACCAGCCCCATGGCGGGCGTGATTTTGTCCATCGACGTCGAAGAAGGCGAAAGTGTTGAGGATGGTCAACTGCTGTTGGTGCTCGAAGCGATGAAGATGGAAAACCAGATCATTGCACCTGCCGCTGCCACGGTGAAGAGTCTGCTTGTCGCCGTTGGCGAATCGGTCCAAGACGGACAAGTGCTCGTTGAACTTGAGTAA
- a CDS encoding acyl-CoA carboxylase subunit beta has translation MTIKQELLDDLEKRRKQASFFGGQERVDKQHAKGKMTARERLDTLFDHATFQEWGMHVEHGCHDFGMEKKVLPCDGVVTGIGQLDGRPVASFSQDTSVGGGALGQRHAKKICDLMDYASHCGLPFVAINDSGGARIQEGVDALSGYGQVFYRNVVLSGCVPQIAVIAGNCAGGAAYSPALMDFLIMTRENANMFICGPQVIKAATGVDTTMEEIGSAAANASISGNVHFVAENDDHALDLVRDLLSYLPSNNVEDPPHAPTPTISLELDESMNEIVPADSKGSMDMYDVIRRVVDGGVFLEVHQQFAQNMIVAFARVDGIVVGVVANQPKVKAGTIDIDASDKAARFIRFCNAFNIPLLTLVDVPGFLPGVQQEQGGIIRHGAKMLFAYSAATVPKITVITRKAYGGSYLAMCSRDLGADVVLAWPTAEIAVMGANGAVNILYRREISGAEDPDAKRKELTDEYHARFASPYMAASRGMITDVISPAATRGAVSLALRNTLRKSETRPPKKHGLIPL, from the coding sequence ATGACCATTAAGCAAGAACTCTTAGACGACCTCGAAAAGCGCCGCAAACAAGCCTCCTTTTTCGGTGGGCAAGAGCGAGTGGATAAACAGCATGCCAAAGGCAAGATGACCGCTCGGGAACGGCTCGACACGCTGTTCGATCACGCCACGTTCCAGGAATGGGGCATGCATGTGGAGCATGGGTGTCACGACTTTGGAATGGAAAAAAAGGTCTTGCCGTGTGACGGAGTCGTCACCGGTATCGGACAGTTGGATGGCCGTCCGGTCGCGTCGTTCAGTCAAGACACTTCGGTGGGAGGCGGTGCGCTAGGTCAGCGTCATGCAAAGAAAATTTGCGATTTGATGGACTACGCCAGCCATTGTGGATTGCCTTTCGTCGCGATCAACGATTCCGGCGGGGCTCGCATCCAGGAAGGCGTTGATGCTCTGTCGGGTTACGGTCAGGTGTTCTATCGCAACGTGGTGCTTTCAGGCTGCGTGCCTCAAATCGCCGTGATTGCAGGGAACTGTGCTGGTGGGGCAGCGTATTCCCCGGCGTTGATGGACTTTTTGATCATGACTCGCGAAAACGCGAACATGTTCATTTGTGGCCCGCAGGTGATCAAGGCGGCCACGGGCGTTGATACGACCATGGAAGAGATCGGTAGCGCGGCTGCAAACGCCAGCATTAGTGGTAACGTTCACTTTGTTGCCGAGAACGACGATCACGCGCTTGATTTGGTTCGCGACTTGCTCAGCTACCTGCCGTCAAACAATGTCGAGGATCCACCTCACGCGCCGACGCCGACGATCAGTTTGGAGTTGGACGAATCGATGAACGAGATCGTGCCAGCCGATTCCAAAGGCTCGATGGACATGTACGATGTGATTCGGCGAGTGGTCGATGGTGGTGTTTTCTTGGAAGTTCATCAGCAGTTTGCCCAGAACATGATCGTCGCGTTTGCTCGTGTTGACGGGATTGTGGTGGGTGTTGTTGCAAACCAACCCAAGGTCAAGGCCGGAACGATCGACATTGATGCGTCGGACAAAGCCGCTCGTTTTATTCGCTTCTGCAATGCTTTCAATATTCCTTTGTTGACGCTCGTTGATGTTCCAGGCTTTTTGCCGGGTGTCCAACAAGAACAGGGTGGCATCATTCGCCACGGTGCGAAAATGTTGTTCGCTTACTCGGCGGCGACGGTGCCCAAGATTACGGTGATCACTCGCAAGGCTTACGGGGGATCGTATTTGGCGATGTGCAGTCGCGACCTGGGTGCCGATGTCGTGTTGGCATGGCCCACCGCTGAAATCGCGGTCATGGGTGCCAATGGGGCGGTCAATATTTTGTATCGTCGTGAGATCAGCGGTGCGGAAGATCCTGATGCGAAACGCAAGGAATTGACCGACGAATACCATGCTCGCTTTGCGTCGCCCTACATGGCGGCTTCGCGTGGTATGATCACCGACGTGATCAGCCCCGCCGCGACGCGGGGTGCCGTGTCACTGGCACTGCGAAACACGCTGAGGAAGAGCGAAACACGTCCACCGAAAAAACATGGATTGATTCCTCTGTAA
- a CDS encoding succinate CoA transferase has protein sequence MSSNAFPRLTAEEAAELINHNDFVAMSGFTAAGAAKAVPRAIAKRATALHEQGKPFQIRVITGASTGESLDDRLAEADAVSWRAPYQSSKSMRQRINAGKVAFVDMHLSHVPQSVLFGFFGKVNVAVIEASEITKDGKVYLTTSIGASPTFLKTADKVIIELNKRPSRRISDMADIVIPEPPPHRPALSLQHPLQRIGKTYAQVDPSKVLGIVETDEPDELGGFADPDEMSVAIASHVVSFLSKELAEGRIPPEFLPLQSGVGNVANAVTKSMGDSPDIPDFLMYTEVLQSAAFDLLRSGRLRGASTCALTLMPEQMIELADNMNYFANRMILRPQEISNNPAAVRQLGVIALNTALEADIYGHANSTHVSGSAIMNGIGGSGDFARNAYLSVFFCPSIAKGGKISTIVPMCTHVDHNEHSVQVIVTEQGLADLRGLAPEARAERIIECCAHPDYRPYLRQYVKDSKSSHIRHDLEHCFDLHKCLAETGSMLPS, from the coding sequence ATGTCTAGCAACGCTTTCCCCCGGTTAACCGCCGAGGAAGCTGCCGAGTTGATCAACCACAATGACTTTGTAGCGATGAGTGGCTTTACGGCAGCGGGGGCCGCAAAAGCGGTTCCTCGCGCCATTGCGAAACGTGCTACGGCGCTACACGAACAAGGCAAGCCATTCCAAATCCGCGTGATCACAGGTGCCTCCACGGGCGAGAGCCTGGATGATCGCTTGGCAGAAGCGGATGCAGTTAGCTGGCGAGCTCCTTATCAATCATCCAAATCGATGCGTCAGAGAATCAATGCAGGCAAGGTTGCGTTCGTTGACATGCACTTGTCGCACGTTCCGCAATCCGTGCTGTTTGGTTTCTTTGGCAAGGTCAATGTCGCGGTGATCGAAGCGTCTGAAATCACAAAGGATGGCAAAGTCTATTTGACCACATCGATCGGTGCATCACCTACGTTTCTCAAGACAGCCGACAAGGTCATCATTGAATTGAACAAGCGGCCGTCGCGACGAATCAGCGACATGGCGGATATTGTTATCCCTGAACCTCCGCCGCATCGACCTGCACTCAGCCTGCAACATCCCCTGCAACGAATCGGTAAAACCTACGCACAAGTCGATCCCAGCAAAGTGCTGGGGATCGTGGAAACCGATGAACCCGATGAGCTCGGCGGGTTTGCGGATCCCGATGAAATGAGTGTGGCGATCGCAAGCCACGTGGTCAGCTTCCTTAGCAAGGAGTTGGCCGAAGGACGCATCCCACCGGAATTCTTACCGCTGCAGAGCGGCGTTGGTAACGTTGCCAACGCGGTCACCAAGAGCATGGGGGACAGCCCTGACATCCCCGACTTCCTGATGTACACCGAAGTGTTGCAATCCGCAGCCTTCGATCTTTTGCGCAGCGGCCGACTTCGTGGTGCAAGCACTTGCGCACTGACGCTGATGCCAGAGCAAATGATCGAGTTGGCCGACAACATGAACTACTTTGCCAACCGCATGATTTTGCGCCCGCAAGAAATCTCGAACAATCCCGCCGCGGTGCGTCAGTTGGGCGTGATCGCGCTGAATACGGCACTCGAAGCGGACATCTATGGGCATGCCAACTCCACGCACGTTTCCGGAAGCGCGATCATGAATGGGATTGGCGGCAGCGGTGACTTCGCTCGCAACGCCTATCTGTCCGTGTTCTTCTGCCCCTCGATCGCCAAGGGCGGAAAGATCTCGACGATCGTCCCCATGTGCACTCATGTGGATCACAATGAGCATAGCGTGCAAGTGATCGTGACCGAACAAGGCCTCGCTGACCTGCGCGGCCTGGCGCCCGAAGCCCGTGCTGAGCGGATCATCGAATGTTGTGCCCACCCCGATTACCGTCCATACTTACGACAGTACGTGAAGGATTCCAAATCGAGTCATATCCGACACGACTTGGAGCATTGCTTTGACCTGCATAAATGCCTTGCCGAAACGGGTTCGATGCTACCCTCGTAG